TATTTTATTACAACAAATGAACAAAATAAATTAATTATTATAAAGTAACCAGTTATAAACTAACAACTAACAAAATGAAAAATCCACAAAAATCATCAGTGAAACCTTATAAAGAATGGGAGGAAGGGCTTCCAACAGATTCACAGTTCGGTATTTTATCTAAACTCCATGGTACATGGGTTAATTGGAAGGGTGGCCCTACTGGGTTACATACCACTCCTATGCCTTCACCAGGAACATCTTCAGAGACTATCTTTGGTGTTTTCCATTTTAAATCTCAGGAATATAGAGAGCAGCTGAAGTTCACAAAGGTGAACGCACCAGTTCGTAACCGTGCAGGATCGAATGAGCAGTTTAATGCTGCCGTTAAATATGAAACAGCAATCGTAGATAATGAAGGAGGTCTTCAACATTTTGAAAATGGTATGTACCTCTGGCTGGGCGACCACGAGATGCCTTGGCGTTCTGATAGTCCGTATCAAAACCCGCCAACGATGTTTAAGCATACATCCGATGAAGAATCGATAGAAACTGATGGTGGTGAGCCTGTAATGGGACCTGGCGAACTTGGACCACAGTATGTACCTCCATATCAAATTTCGCGATCAGGTGTAATTCCACATGGTACAACCATTCATTTGACGGGTAATATAAAAGAGTCGGGAAAAGATAGTGCTCCTCATATAGCAAATCTTTGGGAACAACAATATCTGGCAGTATCGCCAAGTATGGGTATTAACCCCGAGAAAGATTTAATTCAAGGATCTCGCGAGAAGCCAGCATGGACTGAGTTACCTCGTGAAGAGCAAGAAGATGGTGGTGTTAATAGTGGACGTGCTTATTTTGAAAGTATTTTTAATTATGATGATTTTGGTGCTAAGTTTCCATTTACAGTTCAGCCAAATTTGAAGTTGAGTGATGCTAACGAAGGATTGGAGTTTAAGAAATATGATATGATCGAGTTAGATACGTTTCATGAGACAGGTCTTCAAGGTGGTACAATAAATAACGTAATGATTGATCGTTATTGTAAAGTAACTAGAATGCGTTATCGTATGTGGTTAGAAGAGATTGTTGACGAAGAAACAGGGAATATTATTGAGCAACTACAATATGAGCAAATTGTAGATTTTGAGTTTATGTTTGGTTCAACTGGAGGCACGACGTTGTGGCCGCATATTCAAGTTAATACGTTACGACGCGAAAAGGACATTCCGCTAAACAAGCGTTTTAAATCGATTGAGCTACCAATGGATGCTCCGGATGAAGTAAGTAAAGAAACTGGTTCTGTAGTTTGCCCAATGGGACATTCTCGTCGTGGATAAGGATAACTTAATTCAAAAATATGTAGCAATTCAAATGGCTACACTAACAATCACAAATAATTTAAACAATATTACTTATGAAAACAGATTCAATACTTACAACTAATACAGATGTGTTAATTGTAGGGGCAGGTGTTTCAGGTTTATATACTGCTTATAGACTTCTTCAACAAGATAGCAAAAGAAAGGTTGTTATTCTTGATCGTTTAAACCGTACAGGTGGTAGGCTCGACTCCGATTTGGTTGCTATTAAAGATCCTTATGATACTAAAAAATCTATAGTAAAAGAAGAGGAAGGAGGAATGCGTTTTGAAGATTCAATGACCGAATTGATGTCGCTTTTCACTGCGCTTGGATTATGTAAAGATGCGGTTTACTTTCCAATGACAACCAATAGGTATTTTTTTAGAGGCCATAGTTTTACAGTCGCTGAATCTGAAGAGAATAATAATGCTATTTGGGGTGAATTATATGACCTCGAACCTGCAGAACAAAATCAAAGTCCTGGTGCAATTTTAGGGGTAATTTATCAAAGAATTCTTAATGTAAATGGAATCGAAAATGTACCAACAAAACCTACTCCTGAGTTTTGGCAAACATTTAGGCTTGATTTTAAGTGGGCTGGAATTCCTCTTTATAAATGGCAACTTGGTGGTTTAATAAGAAGCATGGGATATTCAGAAGAATGTCTTATGATGTTAACCGAAGTACTTGGTTTTCGTGGTCCTTTTCAAGGATTACCAAATGCTGGTGCAGCTTGGCAAATTTTGGAAGACTTCCCAGAAAACCCACAATATTTCACTTTAAAACGTGGGTTCAGTTCCTTAATACGTAAACTAGAAGATGAAGTAACCAAGCTAGGAGGTGTGATTCATACAGGAATCAATGTAAATACGGTTAATGGTAAAAAAGGAACTTATAAAGTAAATTTAAGTATCGCTGAAAAAGGTAATTCAGCATACGTTTTTGAACAAGATACTAAGACATCTATTATGGATGCCAAACAAGTTATTCTTGCAATTCCAAGTAAAGCGATGTCTTTGTTATTTGCAGCCTCTCCATTGATGAATATTAATAAAAATTCAAGAACATTTTGGAAAGATATTAATTCTATTCAACCTATGAGTTTGCTAAAAATCAATCTTTATTTTGATAGACCTTGGTGGGCAGACGGTTCTACAGGGCAACCTTTAGTATTAGCAGGTCCTTCATTTGCTGATTTACCTATTAATTCTATTTATCCTTTTTATACGGTACAAACAGAACCTGGAGCTCCAAATAAAGGTAAGCCAGCAGCATTAACTATTTATTGTGATTTTACGAATACTATTTTCTGGCAAGGATTACAAAATGTAGGTGAGAAATTTGACAGCCCTTTGCAAAAAGAACATTCTAAAAAACCACAAACCCTATTTCCTGCTTCAAAAAAAGTAGTAGTAGAAGCCATAAAACAAATTAAAAGTTTGTTTAACACACATTATGTACCTGAACCTGTATTAACAAGTTATCGCTCATGGGACGGGGAAAATGATTTCCCTCATGCGTATCATCAATGGGGGCTTAATACTAACGATAGAGAAGTTATTTCTCGAATGACAAAACCATTACATAATGAAGATATTTTTACCTGTAATGAAACTTGGTCTGACATGCAAGGATGGGTAAATGGTTCACTTCGATCTTCTGAAAAAATGTTAAAGTATAATTACGGATTAGAATCTATTACAGAAAATCATTCAGCTTGTATTTTGGTTCCTCCTACAGAGTAAAAAATATCACAAGTTGGTTGTCAATTTATTATGTAAATTGAAGTAAAAACATAAAATCTTCTCATTTTGAGAAGGTTTTATGTTTTTTTTCTATTTAAATTGAGTAGAAGAGTGATTTGATTAAATACTTATAATGAAGCTTTAATCATTCGATCGTTACCCGAAAAATCTTTACGTAATTCAATATTTGTAAACCCTTTTTTCTTTAACATATCAACAGTCTCTTTTCCTAAGTATTGATTGATTTCAAAGAATAAATATCCATCTTTAGTAAGATGATTTTTTGCTAAGTCAGCAATTTTATCATAAAAGATAAGCGGATTATTATCCTCAACAAACAACGCTAAATGTGGTTCGTTTTCTAAAACATTATTTTTTATTTCAGCTTTTTCTAATTCTCTAACATAAGGTGGATTTGAAACAATTATATCAAATTTCAGGTCATTACGAGGAATTTTCAACGAAGTACTCTCTTTTTCTATAGAAAACAGCTTCGTTTTACTCGCAATAACGTTTAAACTAGTTGTTTTTAAAATGTCTTGTTCAATAAAATTAATTTCAACACTGTTTAATGTTGCATTTTCCGTTGCCTTTTTTAAAGCATTTATAGAAACATCAACTGCTGAAACAGTTGCATTTTGTAATTTTTTTTTCAGTGAAATAGGAATACAACCAGTTCCTGTTCCGATATCAAGGATGTTTATTTTAACTTCAGAATTAACTTCGTTTATAATCCATTCTACTAATTCTTCTGTTTCAGGTCTTGGGATTAAAGTATTTTCATCAACTAAGAAAGGTAAACCATAGAATTCAGTATTTCCTATAATATATTGTATTGGTTCTTCTTTTTGAAGTCTTTTTATAGCGTTATTAAAAAGCAATTCCTTTTCAAAATTTATTTCAAAATCAGGCTGCATTATTAAATCAATTCGTTGTAAATCGATATACTCCTCAATTAAATAATAGAAAAAAGTATCTATTTCTGTTTGAGGATAAATTGATGATAATTGCTCTGTGAAATATATTTTGTAGTTTTTGAGTGTCATAAATTTAGGGCTTTTCATTATAGTAACTTAATTTTCTATAGAAATTAATATAATCAGTGCTG
This genomic stretch from Tenacibaculum sp. Bg11-29 harbors:
- a CDS encoding peroxidase, FMP-type, producing the protein MKNPQKSSVKPYKEWEEGLPTDSQFGILSKLHGTWVNWKGGPTGLHTTPMPSPGTSSETIFGVFHFKSQEYREQLKFTKVNAPVRNRAGSNEQFNAAVKYETAIVDNEGGLQHFENGMYLWLGDHEMPWRSDSPYQNPPTMFKHTSDEESIETDGGEPVMGPGELGPQYVPPYQISRSGVIPHGTTIHLTGNIKESGKDSAPHIANLWEQQYLAVSPSMGINPEKDLIQGSREKPAWTELPREEQEDGGVNSGRAYFESIFNYDDFGAKFPFTVQPNLKLSDANEGLEFKKYDMIELDTFHETGLQGGTINNVMIDRYCKVTRMRYRMWLEEIVDEETGNIIEQLQYEQIVDFEFMFGSTGGTTLWPHIQVNTLRREKDIPLNKRFKSIELPMDAPDEVSKETGSVVCPMGHSRRG
- a CDS encoding FAD-dependent oxidoreductase translates to MKTDSILTTNTDVLIVGAGVSGLYTAYRLLQQDSKRKVVILDRLNRTGGRLDSDLVAIKDPYDTKKSIVKEEEGGMRFEDSMTELMSLFTALGLCKDAVYFPMTTNRYFFRGHSFTVAESEENNNAIWGELYDLEPAEQNQSPGAILGVIYQRILNVNGIENVPTKPTPEFWQTFRLDFKWAGIPLYKWQLGGLIRSMGYSEECLMMLTEVLGFRGPFQGLPNAGAAWQILEDFPENPQYFTLKRGFSSLIRKLEDEVTKLGGVIHTGINVNTVNGKKGTYKVNLSIAEKGNSAYVFEQDTKTSIMDAKQVILAIPSKAMSLLFAASPLMNINKNSRTFWKDINSIQPMSLLKINLYFDRPWWADGSTGQPLVLAGPSFADLPINSIYPFYTVQTEPGAPNKGKPAALTIYCDFTNTIFWQGLQNVGEKFDSPLQKEHSKKPQTLFPASKKVVVEAIKQIKSLFNTHYVPEPVLTSYRSWDGENDFPHAYHQWGLNTNDREVISRMTKPLHNEDIFTCNETWSDMQGWVNGSLRSSEKMLKYNYGLESITENHSACILVPPTE
- the prmC gene encoding peptide chain release factor N(5)-glutamine methyltransferase, with the translated sequence MTLKNYKIYFTEQLSSIYPQTEIDTFFYYLIEEYIDLQRIDLIMQPDFEINFEKELLFNNAIKRLQKEEPIQYIIGNTEFYGLPFLVDENTLIPRPETEELVEWIINEVNSEVKINILDIGTGTGCIPISLKKKLQNATVSAVDVSINALKKATENATLNSVEINFIEQDILKTTSLNVIASKTKLFSIEKESTSLKIPRNDLKFDIIVSNPPYVRELEKAEIKNNVLENEPHLALFVEDNNPLIFYDKIADLAKNHLTKDGYLFFEINQYLGKETVDMLKKKGFTNIELRKDFSGNDRMIKASL